Genomic DNA from Haloplanus sp. HW8-1:
GGAGTCGCCTCCCAGCGACTCTCGGTTCGTGCAGGTATCAATCAGTTTCTGGATGGATACCTGGCCGAAGAGAACGTTCAGATCCGCGGCGATGCTATCGAGTTCCCTTCAGCCAGCGAGCGTGGGGTACCCAACAAGGACCCAGTCTTCGAATACCCGGAACTACAGAAGGAATTCACCGGATTCGCGTTGTCAGTCGATTCAGGCCAGATTTACGCGAGTGAATCGATCGGTATCGTCGGAGAGAACGCTCTCGGAAAGACGACGTTCGTGAAACTACTCGCAGGGGGTATTGAACCTGATAGCGGAGCTGTTCCGGGTACTCTTTCTGTCTCGTACAAACCACAGTACATAGCGCCGGATAGCCAGGCGACAGTGCGCGAACAGTTCGCAGCGGTTACTGACATCCACTCCCGGCGCTTCAAAACATGGATCCGAGACCCGTTCGATCTCGAGGTGCTGTACGACCGACATCTCGATTCCCTCTCCGGCGGCGAACTACAGCGAGTCGGTGTCGCACTGTGCCTCGCTCGCGATGCCGATCTGTATCTCATCGACGAACCGTCTGCGTTTTTGGACGTTGACCGGCGTGTGTCCCTCGCTGACCAGATTCATCAATTTAGCAAACGAATTGATCAACCGATTTTTGTTGTTGATCACGATCTCTTCGTAATTGATCGATTCGCCGATCGCTTAGTCGTGTTCGAAGGAACCCCAGGAGAACGTGGGCACGCGAAGGCACCACAATCGATACGAGATGGGATGAACACGTTTCTCTCGTCGCTTGAGATTACGTTCCGTCGCGATGAGCGCACGGGACGTCCCCGAGTCAACAAGCCTGGCAGCCAACTTGACCGAGAACAAAAAGCCAATGGAGAATACTACTATGATCGGCGTCGTTGATCAGGCCCACGCCGCCCCGTGCGAAGAGCATGTTCGGGTGGAACAGCAACGCGGCCCCCGGCCGGGTCTGGTCCCCGATCCGGCCTCGCCGAGGCCCGCGGCGCTGTGGGGTCGCGCGTCCGTCCGGTAGACCCCCACCCGCCGGAGCATCACCGTCGGTCCCGCGACGGCTTCGCCGTCGAAAGTGAGTATTTGTGATCGGTGCAGGCTACTCTGGAGCGTATTCTTCGTGAATCCGATCCATGCGCGCTGCCATTACGAAGTCGGTATTATGCAGTCCGTCGATTTTGTGCGTCCACATTTCGACTCGCACCTCGCCCCATTAAAGCGAGATATCTGGATGATGCCACTCTTGTTCAGCAAGTTCCCCGATCTCGTACGTGAACTCAAGTGCATCGCGGAAATCTTCGAACGGATACTCCGCCTCAAGATGATGGTCATTAACGACTTCCCAGACATCATCGTTGATTTCAGTTATGTACTCGGCGTACTCTGCCTCTGTGAGCGGTTCGTCCTCTGATGTACAGGCCTCACTTGCTTCGTCGGCAAGTGATGATACCATGCCCATATGTTCGACGGGCCCGATACTTGTGTGTTCGTTCTCCGGCCCCACTACGCTACAGAAGAGCGATCTCACCAGATATCTCAGAGCGTTCCAACCCTGCTGAGAACTCTACCGGAGTCCGGATGAAAAACACTCGAACACGCTGTCGGAGCCACTCTCTGAATCAACAATGTGCTCGAGAAGAGCGTTCGTCAAATCCGGGGTTAATCCCGATGTTTTAGATTGATGGGGCACAGTCAACGAGCGATCGAAGTCAGGGACTCTTTTCCCCGGGTCCGAACGTTCGGAATGTAGGCGGGTTGGGAAGCATTAACCGACAACCGATGATAGAGTAGCGCTAATCGACCTCCTCCTCGAAAACTGGACGAACTCACGTATTCCGTCTGCGACCTCCTCCCCCGAGTCGGCACGTGCCGAGTCGTGGGCCGGGACATCGATGGTGCCATCACGCATTCAAACTGGAACGTCACCCGGTACACGGGCGTATCATCGGGCTGATGGTGAACTCGGGTCTGCGCGGTACCGCTGTCGTGGGGGTAGATCTCGGTACGGCCACCTTCGCCGTATTCCCACTATCCACATTGAACGGTCTTATTTGAGCCGTTCTTGAAGAACAGTCGGGCAAGCCGTGGTCACGCCCTGAATGGAGAGGATCTGATCGCTAACGATTTCATTCAGCTCGGTACTTCCTGTCGCCTCGAGTTCGGCCATCAACATGTGGTCCCCGGTCGCGGTATATAACGCAGTCAGCGAGTCGAGATCACTGAGTTTACTTGTTGCCTCAACGTACTGGTCGCTCTCGACGTCAATTCCCACCATCGCAATGCTCTGGTGGTTGACTTTCTTTGGATCGATTTCGACAGTGTACCCGACGATAGCGCCTTCCTCCTCGAGTTTCTGGATATACTTCCGAGCGGTAGGTCGCGCGACGCCAGCTTGGTCGGCGATCTCTCCGAGGGAAGCTTTCGGATCCTCTTTGAGAATAGAGAGCAGACGATGCTCAAGCTCCTCAGCGTCCATTGTGTCTACTGTTATATGAAGCGGTGATCATCGTGCTGGCAGTCGTGTTCAGGTGCGGAAAGATTCGCCACAGCCACACTCCGAGACGACGTTGGGATTTTCAACATCAAAGCCTGCGCCTTGGAGACCCGTCTCATACTCAACAACACTCCCCCCAATATATTGGATACTCGCGGGATCAACGAACACTCGCAGGCCGTGGTGCTCGTAGATCATATCATCTTCGTCGGGACTCGTATCGAACCGCATCCCATATGATAGACCCGCGCATCCTCCTTGCTGGACGAACAGCCGGAGTCCTGCCGTGTCAGTGTCCAAGCTTTCTTCCTCTAAGAGAGCGAGAGCCTTATTCGAGGCAGCTTCTGAAACTTCGATTTCAGGTTGTTCACTCTCCTCGGCCGTCGTACTCATACGTTGAGTTGATTGGGCCAGGGTGTTAACCATGGCGCTCAAAACTGTGACGTAGAGTTAAGGCTCGAAATTGTCGAGAGACAGCTATACGCGTGGGCTCAGAGCGGTAGATTCCGCTGAAGACTGCCATCGCCGGACATCGTGAAGTACTCCCGCGCACGGGGCGCGGGGCGTCCGTGTTTAGTCCTGCATTGCTGACGCAACGGACTTTAATTCCTCTCGCGCTCTCATCGCTGGTCGCGCCGACATACCGTCGTCGGTAACACCCGAACCCGATATGGGTCCGTGAGAGTCGGCCGCTCCACCACGGCCCGATGCCGCCCGTCTCACCTTCCGAACGCGCGGAAGGGTTTCGAGAGACGGCACATTTCCAGTTTCTCGTTCCAACCAGTTCTGCACCACGCACACCGCCGCCTTCCTATCAGCGTGGTCTTGGAACCCACACTGCTGGCATTTGAATCGCTTGTTCTGGCGATTCGCCCGTTCCGTGTGCTGGCACTCCGTTCGCGGGCATCGCTGACTCGTGTACTCAGGATCAACCTCATCCGACGGAATCCCCTCCCACGCAGCCTTGTACGACACCATGTCTTGGAGTGTAGCGAACGGCAGCGAGTGGAGGCGACGGTTCATTCGCGTACCGTAGTCGATGGAGTCTCGCATGTCTTTGAGGTCTTCAAAAACGATCACTGGGTCGGTGAATTGCGAGACCCATTCGACTACTCTCCGTGAGACTTTGTGCAGGCAGTCATGCACGTAGTCGCGTTCCTCAGTCTGAACGACCGTCTCAAACGCGGTCTGGTTGGCTTTCTGCATCCGCTTGCGCTTGGTGAAAAACTCGTGACGCTGTTCTTTCACCGACGGGTACTCGAACACCACGGAGTCTTTCATCGAACCACTCCGACTCATCGCAGCGAGTGCGATGCAGTCCTCGTTCACATCCACACCGACGATCGTGTCTGCATCGTGCTTGCTGGCGACTCGATGCGTCTCGTGTGTAACTGTGAGGTGGAGTCGCCACTCATCGTGCTTGTGGACGACTTCAGCCGTTCCAACCCGCCACTCCTCATCGGTGAACGCAGTTCTGAGGCGGTCGAAGTGGTCGGGACTGCCACGAAGTTCGCCTTTGACGTGCGTGCCTCTCGTGGCAGTGATACGGAATCGAACCGTCCCGTGGTCTTCGGGGAACAGACGGTAGCCTTCGCCGTGGTTCATCACCATCGGGTACACCCCGTCGATGTATGGGTATGGACGGCCCCAGTCGTCGTCTTTGTTGTCGTGGTGGGTCTCGATTTCACCGAGTGCCTTGTCAACGATGAGTTGGCTAGTGTTGTTGACGTGATCGGCGTTGTCAACGACGGCCGGTTTGATGTCATCCCAGTTCCAGCCCTGTCGGTCGAGGCGGTTGGTTTCGTTGCGGATGCGGCGGGCCTCAAGACAGCCCGTTTGCAGGTCGTCGCCACTCCCCGTGTGGATGTCTAAGCGGAACGACAAGATTTGGGTGAGTGTGGACGACTGCACTAGGTTTAGATATGGTTATTCACTTGTTAAAAGTTCGCGTTGTGACGCGCTTCACCCCCGACCACGGTGGGTCGGGGTACTCGCGCTGCTATTCTTTATAGAAACCGATCGTCGGACCGAGTTGACCGGATCATGGGCCGTGAGGCGACAAGCCACCCTATTTCAATGTGATATCCGGCACATCGAATCGGGGGACGAACGCAGACACAGAGGATGCCTTGTAATAGTCGTCTTCAGAATCTCATGACGATGTGGACGAATTCTTGAGCGCGTGTTGCCCAATATCTCGTAGTGTGTTCGACTCCTGTGTCTCGCCGAACCGTCTTTCGACGGATCGCCCAACGACAATACGGTGAGTGGCCGGCGTATAATTCGACACCCCTGTACGATCGAACGTCACTCGCCGGACTGGAATCCGATATCCGGACAGTCTCAGAGACGTGGTTCGAACATGAAAGTCACGACTCCGTCGAGGGGTTCGTCTGTGCACTCCCCTTGGCCTACTTCCGGTTCAGCGCCCACGACCGGTATGCGGGGCCGACCCGCTACCAGATGGACACCCTCTTTCGGGTGTTCGTACTGAAAGAACTCCACAGCTGGGAGCACGAAACAGCACTCGTCGACTACCTAAAGAACCGTCCTGAACTCTGTGAGCAACTGGGTTTCGAGACGATCCCGGACCAGTCGACACTGTGGCGAAGCTGGCACGAGCGGTTCATCCCTGACCTCCGAGAGACAGTGGAGACAGCCGCTCGAACGATCCTCATCAAAGCCCAGAATGCAGGTGTCGGGGTTCCGCGTGAACCGACACGAAAGCTCCGATACCACGGGGACGAGTCTGGTGAGTCAGACCCGGACGATCAAACTACGTTGGAGCAGGCAGAGAAAGTCACCGACCACGTCAGTCGCGTCGTTTTCCGGCGTTTTCGCTGGATCGAGGTGAGGGCTGTGAGATCCACGAGAACGCGTACTGGGACCTGCAGACGTATCTCGGACTTCGTGAGCGGCTGGCTGCGAACGAAGGTGCTCGTAGCTTCACCTACGAGTCAACTCGAGAGCGGACGCCGTTAGGTCACGCCCATCGCGAGCAGATTCGTAATCTCTCGGTATCAGAGACTCGCGAGATGTACCGACAGGCCGTCAACACGCTCCTGAGCGAAGTCGAGGAGACAGAGGAGTTCTTCCGAGCCGGAATCATCGCCATCGATATCACCGAGGCCAACCCCTTCACCGGTGATAGAACGGGCCACGAAGACGAAATCATCGGGACGAAGGAGAAGACCGACGAGTACGCCTACCAATGGGCGACAGTCCAGTTGGTCGGCAACGCTATCCCACTCGTGCTTGATGCCCGCCCGGTACGGAAAGGCGAGTCACGTAAGGAGATCGTCGGGGATTTGCTGGATTCGGCTGAAGAGCTCGTCCACGTCGATAACGTGCTGATGGACCGGGAGTTCGATAGTCAGCACGTCCTGGAGATGCTTAGCCAGCGTGGCTTGTCGTATGTCGTGCCGAAGCGGATGCAGACCAGCGAGAAAGCCCAAGCCAAGCGATTACTCCAGCGGGACCAAGACCGGTATGAAACCGACCGGAAGCTCCATCTGGGCAAGAACGAGTGGCACGAAACGACGCTGGTCTACCGCCGGAATGAAGACTCCGAGCACGACGATCACCGGCAGTACTCGGTGTTCATGACGAATTGCGGGAGTGGGCACCTCACGGAGTATGGCTATCGCTGGGAGATCGAGAGTGGGTACAGGTCGATCAAACGGTTCATGGCAGCGACGACGTCGAAGGATTTCGGGCTTCGATTCTTCTACTTCGCGTTTGCGTGTCTGCTGTACTCTATCTGGCGAGCGGTCGATCTGCTCGTGCAGGTTGAGTTGACCGGCGAGTATGAGCACTCACCGCTGATTACAGCGGACAACACGCTGACGCTGTTGAAGAAGGAAACTGGGATCGGGTAGAGAGACACTCAGTCATGGTTAGCGCGCCGTCTGAGTGGCTACGCTGCTGGAAGTCTCAAAAATTTGCCCATATAGTTGGGTGTGTGACAAGAATGCCGCTTCGAGAGCCATCTGAGGTAGTTTCCACAGATCGAACCGGTCAAATTCACGCATCACAGACCCGCTAACACCGATGTAGTCTCAACTTCCATGACTCCGTGTTCCCTCGACGACCGCCCGGGTGACGGACCGGCGGTGTTCGTCGAGTTCCCTTCGAGTCCGCTCACCCGGGGGCGACGACACCGAGTCAGTCGCGGGCGACCCGGAATCCTTAGAAGGAGACGGCCCACAGTTGAGGTATGCGACTGTTCCGGTCGAGCGAACTCCTGGGGATCGCCCGGGAGACACTGGAGTTCGTCCTCGAAGCCTGCGAGGAAACCCACCCGGACGAGTACATGGGGTTTCTCCGCGCCGACGACGCCCGCAAACTCGGGATGGACCGTTCGGGACAGGTGATCACGGACGTCCTCGTCATCCCCGGAACGGTTTCGAACCCGGTGAGTGCGACGGTGAAAACGAACATGAAGCCGAACGACGTCTCGTCGGTCGGTTCGGTGCACTCCCACCCGAATGGCGTCCTCAACCCGAGTTCGGCGGACCTGCGAACGTTCGGACAGGGCAAGGTCCACATCATCGCCGGGGCGCCGTACGGCCGGAGCGACTGGCGTGCCTTCGACAACCGGGGCGAATCGACGACGCTCGACGTCATCGACGTCGACCTACCGGAGGAACGGTTCTTCGATTTCACGCAGGCCGACATCGACGCCGAACTGGTGGCGGAGGGGCGGCGACGTGGTGTCGTCACCCCCGATGACTCGACGGACAGCGACCACGGAACCGAGGAGGACGACGGTGGCGGACTCCTCTCGTGGCTCCGGTGAGGGGGCGACGCCAGACTCCCGTCAGCGTCGGTCCCCGGTGAGTCCGTCGGACGACGAGTCGTCGCCCCCCTCGTCGTCCGCGTCGGCGCGTGCCGTCGTGCGAGCGGCCTGCACCGTCTCGCGGGCCGTCTCCTCCAGTTGCTCCGAGGCGTCGGCGGCGTACGCCTCCAGTTCGTCGATGCCGACGACGGTGTCGGCCGCCTCCAGTCGTCGGTTGAAGCGTTCGAGCATCCCCTCGGTGAACTCCTCCTCGGAGCGCCGACCGGTGGCGACGCCGCTCGTGACGATGGACTGGATCCCCTCCTCGACGGTCAGATCCACGTCGTAGACGTGTTCCGTGGAGACGTGGAGGACGTACCCACCCATCACCGGGTTTGGGGCGAGCGGGAGAAACAGCGTCACCATCTCGCCGTCGTGGTCGGTCGCCTCCTGGACCACGTCGGGCGTGTCCGCGGTCAGGAACCCGAAGGCGTAGGAGCCCTTATCGGGGAACTCGACCAGTTTCACCTCCTGAAAGCTGTCGGTATCGCTGTCGAGGAGGAGGCCGCTCATCTCGTCGATGCTCTGGTACAGGGAGCCGACACCGGGGATGCGGGCGATGAGCGTATCGAAGAGGGCGCCGAACCCGGAACGGCCGGGACGGCGTTCGGTCCAGACGCCGATACAGAAGATGATTCCCAGAAGGGTCACGACCGCGAGGAGTTTGAGGGTCACCTCGGAGGCGGGCTGAATCCCCGTGAGCCGGGTGAGCATCCCGACGACCGGATCGAGTTGCTTGGAGACGAAGTTGACGACCACGCCGAGGACGACGAGCGTGACGATCAGCGGGAGAGTCACCGCGGCACCGGTGACGAAGGCCTGTCGGGCGAACTCCCGGACGCCGTCGTACTCGTCGAAGGCGTCGGTGCCGATGGGACGGTCCATGAGACCACATCGCTCGGCCGACCCAAAACGTTCCGGGGTCCGGGGCCACAGTCCCTAAGTGGCTCAGGGAGCAACCGGCGTCCATGGACGAAGTACTCGACGTCGTCGACGTCGTCGCCGACTCGGGGTTCGAGGGCGTCCTCACGTGGCTCCTCCGGCTCGTCGGGCTGCTCGCGGTGCTCGCGGGGGTCGGCCTGTGGCTACTCACCGACATGGGGCTGCTGGTCGTGCCCGCGCTCCTGATGGTCGTGGGGCTGGTCTTGCTCGTCGCACCGACCGTCCTGCTCGCCTTCGCCGAACTATCGTAGCCCACGTCGGTCAGCACTCCTCCGCCCGCATGGCCGCCTGCGATCGGTGTGCCGACAGTTACACACCGACGATAGCCTGACGACGACGTGGCGACAGGCTTTATCCGCTCCGTGTCGGAGGCTCACGCATGACTGGACAGACGCTCCGTCCGTTCCTGTCGCGGGCGGCGACGCTGTATCCGGATCGGGAGGTCGTCTCGCGGACGGCCGACGGGACGACTCGATACACGTACGCGGCGTACGCCGACCGCGTGAGCCGACTGGCGGCCGCCCTGCGGGCGGCGGGGATCGAACGGGGCGACCGCGTCGCGACGCTGTGCTGGAACCACGACCGGCATTTCGAGGCGTACTTCGCGGTCCCCGACCTCGGCGCCCAACTCCACACGATCAACCCGCTGCTTCCCGCCGAGGACGTGCGAACGATCGTCGAACGGGCCGGCGACCGCCTCCTGTTCGTCGATCCGTCGCTGACCGACGCGCTGACTGCGGCCTACGACCCCGACGCGTTCGAGAGCGTCGAGCAAGTGGTCGTCGTCGGCTCGGAGACCCCCGACCTCCCCGCCGAGTCGGTCACGAGTTTCGAGGCGTTCGTCGCGGGACACGACGCGACGTTCGATCCGCCGACGCTCGACGGCGACGACCTCGCTGGCCTGTGTTACTCCTCGGGGACGACCGGCGACCCGAAGGGCGTCGAGTACACCCAGCGGATGCTCTGGAGTCACACGATGGCGATCATGACGCCGATGGGGCTAGATATCGCCGACCACGACGTCGTGATGCCCGTCGTCCCGATGTTCCATATCAACGCCTGGGGGCTTCCCTACGCGGCGACGGCGGCGGGGGCGAAACACGTCTACCCCGGTCCCTCGCCGGATCCCGCGGACCTCGTGGGGCTGATCGAACGCGAGGGCGTCACGGTCACAGCGGGCGTCCCGACGGTGTGGCTGGGCGTCCTCGACTACCTGCAGGACCACGAGGCCGACCTCTCGACGCTCGATCGGATCGTCATCGGCGGCGCGGCGCCACCGGAACGGCTGATCCGTGCGTTCGACGACCGGGGCGTCGAGGTGGTTCACGGGTGGGGGATGACCGAGACGGCGCCCGTCGGCGCCGTCTCCCACCTCAAACCGGAGCTTCGGGACGCGGACTACGAGACGCAGTTGACCAAGCGTACGAAGCAGGGACTGGTCCTGCCCGGTCTGGAGTTCGACGTGGTCGACGACGCGGGTGAGTCGGTGCCCCACGACGGCGAGTCGATGGGTGAACTCCGGATTCGAGGCCCGTGGGTCGCCGAGGCGTATCTCGACGCAGACCCCGAGGACGTCTTCGCGGACGGCTGGCTCCGTACCGGCGACGTGGTCACCGTCGATGCCGACGGCTACGTCGAACTCGTCGACCGTGCCGCCGACGTGATCAAGTCCGGCGGTGAGTGGATCTCCTCGCAGGCGCTGGAGAACGCCATCATGGGCCACGAGGCGGTGACCGAGGCGGCCGTGGTGGGCGTCCCCCACGAGCGGTGGGGGGAACGCCCGGTCGCCTACGTCGTCGCCGACGCCGCCGATCACGACGCCTTGATCGATACGGTCTCGGACCGACTGCGCGAATCGTACCCCGACTGGTGGGTGCCCGATAGCTTCGAGTTCGTCGAGTCGATCCCCAAGACTGCGACGGGGAAGTTCGCGAAGACCGACCTCCGGGCCCGCCGGGAGGAACCTCTCGACGGACCGGTGGGGGCCGAACCACCGGCTGACGGGGAGACCTAGCCGGCGAGCAGGAGGCCGGCGCCGAGCAAGAGGCCGATGGCGCCGACCAGCAGGCCGGCAAGTGACGTCTTCGAGAGGCGGAGCAATATCCGAGTCGGCGAGCCATCGCCGACGACGAGGGGGTCGATTCGGCCGTCGTCGACCCGGCCGACCACCGTCACCGTATCGCCCGGCGACACCCACCGTTCGTCGTAGCGACGCGTGCCGAGCGAGAGGGCGCGAGCCACGGGAGCCAGAATCGGCGACGGCGACCGGTACCACGTCGTTCGGGAGAGCCCGTCGGCCTCGCGTTCGTATCGCGCGATCCGATCCGGCGGCGACTCCGACGGGGCGACCGTGGCGACGACCGTCGAATCGAGCGCGACCGTCCGGAGCGGCGCGTCCACAAGGACCGTCGCGTCGGGCGTCCGCACCGCGAACGGCCGGCTCCGGGCAGGGTCGTGGACCGTCACGTACGTCGGCAGGAGGAAGGAGCCGAACCGCCGCTCTTCGACCGAGGGGCGGAGGGCGACACAGTCGACGCCGCTGAACGGCGCCTCGAGTGTGTCACCGGCGGCCTCGACGGTACCCGAGAGACGAACGAGCGTCCCCTCGGCGACGCCGTCGACGCTCGACACCGGGTCGGCGCGAACGAGCGCGGTCGACCGCCACACGTAGCGCAGACTGACGAGAGTGACCAAGAGGCCGAGAGCGAGCATGACGACTCCGAACAGTGTGGGAAGGGGAAGAGACATGGATCGAAGCGGGAAGCCGGCCGGTGGCTCAGGACCGCCGCGGACCCTCGGGTGCGAGGGCGTCGTCGTAGATGGTGACGTAGAGGTCGGTGATCTCCTCCCGGGTGGGCTTTCGGGGGTTGTTGTCGGGCGACCCCGAGTCGATGGCATCCTGGGTCATCTCGTCGATCACGTCGAGGTAGTCTTCGCGGGACGGGACCTCGCCGAACTCGTCGAGATAGCCGGTGAGATCCAGATCGGCACACAGCCGGAGTACCCCGTCGGCGGCGGCGTCGGCCGCCTCGCGGGTCGGGGTGTGCGTGTCGGCGACCCCGAGGATACGCGCGATTTCGGCGTACTTCTCGGGGGCAGCCATCGCCGAGAAGTCGACGACGTACGGGAGGATGAGGCCGTTCGCGAGGCCGTGGGAGATATGCAGTTGGGCGCCGAGCGGTCGGGCGAGGCCGTGGACGAGCGCCACGGAGGCGTTGGTGAAGGCCTGTCCCGCCTGGAGCTGGCCGACCATCACGTCGGCGCGGGCGTCGAGATTGTCGCCGTTGGCCCACGCGATCGGGAGGGACCGCGCGATGCGCTCCATGGCTTCCTCGGCGTACCCGTCGGGGACACTGTAGGATTTCACCGAGACGTACGCCTCGATGGCGTGGGTCAGGGCGTCGATGCCCGTGAAAGCCGTGTGGCTCTTGGGGAGCGACCGGGTGAGGACGGGATCCTCGATGGCCACGTCCGGGACGACGTTCGCGGAGACGATGAGGAACTTCGTCGACGTGGACTCGTCGCTGACGACGACCGATCGGGTCGCCTCGCTTCCCGTGCCCGCGGTGGTGTTGACGGCGATCAGCGGCGGGGTTGGGTTGGGAACACCCTCGTAACCGGCCCGATCGACGCCGAAATCGCGGATCGACCCCTCGTTGGCCGCGAGGATACCGACCCCTTTGCCCGTGTCGATGGAGGATCCACCCCCGAGTGTGACGATCAGATCGCAGCCCTCGCGATCGTAGAGCGCGTGTGCGCTCTCGATGTTCTCGACGGTCGGATCCGGACGCACGTCCGTGTACACGACCGGGTCGACGCCGGCTGCCTCCAGTCCCGCGAGGACGGCCTCGCCGTGGAAGTCGAAGATTTGTTCGGTGGCGACGACGAGCGCCGTCTCCCCGTAACGGGCGGCGTGGCCGCCGAGAGAGTCGATCGCGCCGGCACCGAGTTCGATCCGGCCTGGCGAGACGACCGTCCGCGTCTCGCTCGCGAGTACGGTATCGTGCATGACACACCGATGATCGTTCCTGTCAATATTATACCCCGGGGTCGCGTCGGGCGTTGGTCCCTCTCGCGACGACCGAGGGTCACTCTCGTGCCGTATGCGAAAATGAACGTAAATCTATCGTAGTTATAGATGGTACGACAACGTATGTTTTTGAACCACGCGGCGTACCGCCTCCGATAGGGGGTCGATCGGCGGTGGAACCGCGAGGAGGCCACCCTCGGCGAGGCACATCACGGCCGACGTGTTCGGGGATCCAAAGCGGGTCACGGCTACCGATCCGATCGTACGATCGGCCGTCGTGAACAGTCGGCCGGCCGTCGATGGGCGTACCGTTCGAGGACGAAGACTGCCTTCGAATTCGGTAGTTCCGTCGCTCGCCTCTAAACCCCCCATCCGGGAACGATCCGTGGCGTCCCGGCGGCGACCGACGGCCGGATCCCACGGCAGACGTCTCCCCGGTATGTTCCGCCCCGACGTCGGGTGTCCTCCTCGAGGAGTCGGTCGACGCTGTCACACCTAGTGGTGCCGACGCCGTGAACCGCTCGCGGCTGTTCCGTTGCCGGTCGTGATCGCCGACGGACCGGCATGATACATACGCGGCGAATATAATATCTAATACTGATATGTCGGCGTATCAGTCCCGACCGCTCGACGCAGCGACTGCCGCGACACGGGCATCGAGCCTCGTCGTCCGAGCCTCACGGCGTCACGCCGTGTCCCGGGCCGTCGATCTCGGGTGTGTGGGGGCGTCGACGACGTCCGCTGCGAGGAGGCGGTTGCCGTCCAGGTCGACGTAATCGAAGTTTCCGAGGCCGACGGCGCCGCGGACGGGGTCGATCGCCGCGGCTTGCCTCTCACCGGTGACCGGCGGGAGCGGCGAGCCCTCGCCGTGGCCGGTGACTCACGCTTCGATCCCGACG
This window encodes:
- a CDS encoding Mov34/MPN/PAD-1 family protein, producing MRLFRSSELLGIARETLEFVLEACEETHPDEYMGFLRADDARKLGMDRSGQVITDVLVIPGTVSNPVSATVKTNMKPNDVSSVGSVHSHPNGVLNPSSADLRTFGQGKVHIIAGAPYGRSDWRAFDNRGESTTLDVIDVDLPEERFFDFTQADIDAELVAEGRRRGVVTPDDSTDSDHGTEEDDGGGLLSWLR
- a CDS encoding HesB/IscA family protein encodes the protein MSTTAEESEQPEIEVSEAASNKALALLEEESLDTDTAGLRLFVQQGGCAGLSYGMRFDTSPDEDDMIYEHHGLRVFVDPASIQYIGGSVVEYETGLQGAGFDVENPNVVSECGCGESFRT
- a CDS encoding ribosome biogenesis/translation initiation ATPase RLI, with translation MSGRSLGDLSGGERQRVAIATTLLSDADLYLFDEPSSFLDAKQRSTVSHVIHERIQDTDASAIVIEHDLAMLDLLSDGVHILYGAPGGFGVASQRLSVRAGINQFLDGYLAEENVQIRGDAIEFPSASERGVPNKDPVFEYPELQKEFTGFALSVDSGQIYASESIGIVGENALGKTTFVKLLAGGIEPDSGAVPGTLSVSYKPQYIAPDSQATVREQFAAVTDIHSRRFKTWIRDPFDLEVLYDRHLDSLSGGELQRVGVALCLARDADLYLIDEPSAFLDVDRRVSLADQIHQFSKRIDQPIFVVDHDLFVIDRFADRLVVFEGTPGERGHAKAPQSIRDGMNTFLSSLEITFRRDERTGRPRVNKPGSQLDREQKANGEYYYDRRR
- a CDS encoding RNA-guided endonuclease TnpB family protein encodes the protein MQSSTLTQILSFRLDIHTGSGDDLQTGCLEARRIRNETNRLDRQGWNWDDIKPAVVDNADHVNNTSQLIVDKALGEIETHHDNKDDDWGRPYPYIDGVYPMVMNHGEGYRLFPEDHGTVRFRITATRGTHVKGELRGSPDHFDRLRTAFTDEEWRVGTAEVVHKHDEWRLHLTVTHETHRVASKHDADTIVGVDVNEDCIALAAMSRSGSMKDSVVFEYPSVKEQRHEFFTKRKRMQKANQTAFETVVQTEERDYVHDCLHKVSRRVVEWVSQFTDPVIVFEDLKDMRDSIDYGTRMNRRLHSLPFATLQDMVSYKAAWEGIPSDEVDPEYTSQRCPRTECQHTERANRQNKRFKCQQCGFQDHADRKAAVCVVQNWLERETGNVPSLETLPRVRKVRRAASGRGGAADSHGPISGSGVTDDGMSARPAMRAREELKSVASAMQD
- a CDS encoding long-chain fatty acid--CoA ligase is translated as MTGQTLRPFLSRAATLYPDREVVSRTADGTTRYTYAAYADRVSRLAAALRAAGIERGDRVATLCWNHDRHFEAYFAVPDLGAQLHTINPLLPAEDVRTIVERAGDRLLFVDPSLTDALTAAYDPDAFESVEQVVVVGSETPDLPAESVTSFEAFVAGHDATFDPPTLDGDDLAGLCYSSGTTGDPKGVEYTQRMLWSHTMAIMTPMGLDIADHDVVMPVVPMFHINAWGLPYAATAAGAKHVYPGPSPDPADLVGLIEREGVTVTAGVPTVWLGVLDYLQDHEADLSTLDRIVIGGAAPPERLIRAFDDRGVEVVHGWGMTETAPVGAVSHLKPELRDADYETQLTKRTKQGLVLPGLEFDVVDDAGESVPHDGESMGELRIRGPWVAEAYLDADPEDVFADGWLRTGDVVTVDADGYVELVDRAADVIKSGGEWISSQALENAIMGHEAVTEAAVVGVPHERWGERPVAYVVADAADHDALIDTVSDRLRESYPDWWVPDSFEFVESIPKTATGKFAKTDLRARREEPLDGPVGAEPPADGET
- a CDS encoding DUF502 domain-containing protein yields the protein MDRPIGTDAFDEYDGVREFARQAFVTGAAVTLPLIVTLVVLGVVVNFVSKQLDPVVGMLTRLTGIQPASEVTLKLLAVVTLLGIIFCIGVWTERRPGRSGFGALFDTLIARIPGVGSLYQSIDEMSGLLLDSDTDSFQEVKLVEFPDKGSYAFGFLTADTPDVVQEATDHDGEMVTLFLPLAPNPVMGGYVLHVSTEHVYDVDLTVEEGIQSIVTSGVATGRRSEEEFTEGMLERFNRRLEAADTVVGIDELEAYAADASEQLEETARETVQAARTTARADADDEGGDDSSSDGLTGDRR
- a CDS encoding Lrp/AsnC family transcriptional regulator, translating into MDAEELEHRLLSILKEDPKASLGEIADQAGVARPTARKYIQKLEEEGAIVGYTVEIDPKKVNHQSIAMVGIDVESDQYVEATSKLSDLDSLTALYTATGDHMLMAELEATGSTELNEIVSDQILSIQGVTTACPTVLQERLK